From one Bacteroidota bacterium genomic stretch:
- a CDS encoding alpha/beta fold hydrolase translates to MKSILLITAGLVAALAVVAGTIFFAFPQVIVDFANSGYASAAGLEKRSLVLDGYTVHYFESDERGDKESLVLVHGMGDDKNSFLQSAELLSEHYHLVLPDLQGHGENARDMDRDYSIDGQATFLHDFLGAIDVKEFHLVGNSMGGHTSGAYAIKYPDDVKSLVLLNAAGLKIDDHVTYIGFGDDLETDAELDVLLDRMFNEIPDIPGPFRRLMMEQINETNEFVDNVLITAVQNGPYFNLKDDLSGISAPTLVYYGVQDEVVLRNAADYYADNIPNVELVTIDNAGHVPQMELPLVVAEGIHNFISRQ, encoded by the coding sequence ATGAAAAGTATACTTCTAATCACAGCAGGACTGGTCGCTGCCCTTGCGGTTGTGGCAGGCACCATCTTCTTTGCTTTTCCACAAGTAATCGTTGATTTCGCGAACAGCGGATATGCAAGCGCCGCCGGATTAGAGAAGCGGTCGCTCGTTCTCGATGGGTACACAGTGCACTATTTCGAAAGCGATGAGCGGGGAGACAAAGAGTCGCTCGTTCTAGTCCACGGGATGGGTGATGACAAAAACAGCTTTCTGCAATCTGCAGAATTGCTTTCAGAGCACTACCATTTGGTTCTACCAGACCTCCAAGGCCATGGGGAAAACGCCCGCGATATGGACCGGGACTATTCGATTGATGGCCAAGCAACTTTCTTGCACGACTTTCTCGGTGCCATCGACGTGAAGGAGTTCCATCTTGTCGGGAATTCCATGGGCGGCCACACCTCTGGTGCCTATGCTATCAAGTATCCTGACGACGTAAAGTCCTTGGTTTTGCTCAATGCAGCTGGTCTGAAGATCGACGATCACGTCACCTATATCGGGTTCGGAGATGATCTCGAAACCGATGCAGAACTGGATGTCCTACTGGACCGGATGTTTAACGAGATTCCAGATATCCCAGGCCCCTTCAGACGGCTGATGATGGAGCAGATCAATGAAACCAACGAATTCGTTGACAACGTGCTGATCACAGCGGTACAGAACGGACCCTACTTCAATCTCAAAGACGACCTATCCGGAATCTCGGCCCCAACACTGGTCTACTACGGCGTTCAAGATGAGGTCGTCCTGCGCAACGCGGCCGATTACTACGCCGACAACATTCCAAACGTGGAACTTGTGACAATCGACAATGCAGGCCATGTTCCGCAGATGGAGCTTCCATTGGTCGTCGCAGAAGGCATTCACAACTTCATATCTCGGCAGTGA
- a CDS encoding MarR family transcriptional regulator, which translates to MKSDNQVDAFARILRRVGVFFTRLASEHTAAHKEMNKQELMTLDALDILGACSMGTIAQHLGLGQSTITPLIDRLEDQKIVHRIRSKEDRRVWLVELTDHGQSVSASREDAYRGIAADMMAPLSITERKTLIDLLNRITASVPDSNS; encoded by the coding sequence TTGAAAAGTGATAACCAGGTTGACGCCTTTGCACGAATATTGCGGCGAGTGGGCGTCTTTTTTACCCGCCTCGCCAGCGAGCATACGGCCGCGCATAAAGAGATGAACAAGCAGGAACTGATGACGCTGGATGCATTGGATATCCTGGGTGCCTGTAGTATGGGAACCATAGCCCAGCATTTGGGGCTTGGGCAGAGCACTATCACGCCATTAATTGATCGTCTTGAAGATCAAAAGATCGTACACCGGATCCGCAGTAAGGAGGATCGCAGGGTTTGGCTGGTCGAGTTGACAGATCATGGACAATCTGTTTCAGCATCAAGAGAGGATGCTTATCGCGGCATTGCTGCAGATATGATGGCACCGCTCAGCATAACTGAGCGCAAAACATTGATTGATCTTTTGAATCGGATAACGGCCTCAGTACCAGATTCCAACTCATAA